A genomic region of Arachis hypogaea cultivar Tifrunner chromosome 5, arahy.Tifrunner.gnm2.J5K5, whole genome shotgun sequence contains the following coding sequences:
- the LOC112803752 gene encoding alkane hydroxylase MAH1-like produces MAKLFLIIPILLLFSYLVHRRRCCRTPLLIDWPILGMLPQVLSNLCHIHDFVTNVLRQKGGTGEFMGPWFTKMNYMITSDPMNVHHIMSKSFDNYVKGPEFREIFQAFGDGIVTADSETWRYIRTMQHSLFRQPSFETMVEKTFQEKVQNSLLPILDHAWLHGNVLDLQDVFSRLMFDETCIMVLGYDPKSLSIEFPLVEIEKAFDEVGECIFYRHIVPRSVWKFQEWLQIGEEKKMTKACKVFDQFLYSCIATKRQELNECNKSSGDDLLSAIMMMGEEKGKMVHDDKFLRDAVFNLFVAGRDPITSALTWFFWLVATHPLVEAKILEEIKKVFGAIDGEKRKILVKEDVRKLVYLHGAICESLRLYPAVPIERKQSLKCDTLPSGHRVNPNTIILFFTYAMGRFEEIWGKDCLEFKPERWISEKGGTIRVPSYKFFSFNAGPRTCMGKDLSFIQMKMVASTILRNYHIQVVENHPTTPAHSTVLFMKHGLKVMITKREF; encoded by the coding sequence ATGGCCAAATTGTTTCTCATTATACCAATCCTCCTATTATTCTCATATCTTGTTCATCGTAGAAGATGTTGTAGAACCCCTCTGTTGATAGATTGGCCAATCCTTGGCATGTTACCACAAGTCCTTAGCAACTTGTGCCATATCCATGATTTTGTAACTAATGTTTTGAGACAAAAAGGTGGCACCGGTGAATTCATGGGGCCATGGTTCACCAAAATgaactatatgatcactagtgacCCCATGAATGTTCATCACATAATGAGCAAAAGCTTTGACAACTATGTCAAGGGCCCAGAGTTTCGCGAGATCTTCCAAGCTTTTGGAGACGGTATTGTGACTGCAGATTCAGAGACATGGAGATACATTAGGACCATGCAACATTCCTTGTTCCGGCAACCGAGTTTTGAGACGATGGTGGAGAAAACCTTTCAAGAGAAGGTTCAGAATAGCTTGCTTCCGATACTTGACCATGCATGGTTACATGGAAATGTTTTGGATCTTCAGGATGTGTTTAGTCGATTAATGTTCGACGAGACATGCATCATGGTTTTAGGATATGATCCTAAGAGTCTCTCAATTGAGTTTCCATTGGTGGAAATTGAGAAGGCTTTCGATGAAGTTGGGGAGTGCATATTCTATAGGCACATAGTGCCAAGAAGTGTTTGGAAGTTTCAAGAGTGGCTTCAAATTGGTGAGGAGAAGAAGATGACAAAAGCATGCAAAGTTTTTGACCAATTTCTGTATTCATGCATTGCAACTAAGCGCCAAGAGTTAAATGAATGCAACAAAAGTAGTGGTGATGACTTGCTTAGTGCTATCATGATGATGGGTGAAGAAAAGGGCAAAATGGTCCATGATGATAAGTTTCTAAGAGATGCCGTATTCAATCTTTTTGTAGCCGGGAGAGATCCCATAACTTCGGCTCTTACATGGTTTTTTTGGCTCGTTGCAACACATCCATTAGTGGAGGCCAAGATTCTTGAAGAAATCAAAAAAGTTTTTGGCGCTATCGACGGGGAGAAGCGCAAAATTTTAGTGAAGGAAGATGTAAGGAAGCTAGTTTATCTGCATGGTGCTATATGTGAAAGTTTGAGACTATATCCAGCTGTTCCTATTGAACGTAAGCAATCATTGAAATGTGACACACTTCCTAGTGGTCATCGTGTTAATCCAAATACAATTATTCTGTTTTTTACTTATGCAATGGGAAGGTTTGAAGAGATTTGGGGAAAAGATTGCTTGGAGTTCAAGCCAGAGAGATGGATTTCAGAGAAAGGAGGAACAATACGTGTTCCATCTTATAAGTTTTTTAGTTTTAATGCAGGTCCAAGGACATGCATGGGAAAAGacttatcttttattcaaatgaaAATGGTGGCATCTACTATTTTGCGCAATTATCATATACAAGTGGTGGAAAATCATCCTACTACCCCAGCTCATTCCACCGTGCTTTTTATGAAGCATGGCTTAAAGGTTATGATAACAAAAAGAGAATTCTAA